A stretch of Myroides oncorhynchi DNA encodes these proteins:
- a CDS encoding DUF2262 domain-containing protein codes for MKLTAKDFKASEYDEETLEMEYTLGNKEINISLYNGNDELEEILKDINDVVSQLEKYAGEGKDVIVEELYDVYSEKNEGLTEDTFREELSLLSLYFTGDTEVEFTYEGGEYFGGHFLSIEMANGEFESHVAMNG; via the coding sequence ATGAAATTAACAGCAAAGGATTTTAAGGCATCTGAGTATGACGAAGAGACATTAGAAATGGAATATACTCTAGGTAACAAGGAGATAAACATTTCATTATACAATGGCAATGACGAGTTAGAAGAGATTCTAAAAGATATAAATGACGTAGTGAGTCAATTAGAGAAGTATGCTGGAGAAGGAAAGGATGTCATTGTAGAAGAGCTTTATGACGTTTATAGTGAAAAGAATGAGGGACTGACAGAAGATACTTTTAGAGAAGAGTTAAGCCTGTTGTCTTTATATTTTACAGGAGATACAGAGGTAGAATTCACTTATGAGGGAGGAGAGTATTTCGGAGGGCATTTCTTATCAATAGAGATGGCTAATGGAGAGTTTGAGTCTCACGTAGCCATGAATGGATAG
- a CDS encoding class I adenylate-forming enzyme family protein, with product MNLLKILKVNVDKFPTKPFLIYQNNKYTYEEAYKIIKQVSSLFDNLGLKKGDTVAAMCFNTPAFVFSMFAAWDLGLIFVPINHKLKSKALEFVLKDSNTKLLLFDNQLAETVQAVNHTCIKLTTQGNTQPFDCFETLYQKHNFSLYSYDLQDNDIAQILYTSGTTGMPKGCVMKHSSITFAALIAALGLSFVPTDILLMAMPIWHSSPLNNWFGATLVVGGTTVLQREYHPQELLENIQKEKVTAYFGAPISLIMPTKLPNFAEYNLTSIRAWIYGGGPISPTTAKELMTLYKNTNFYQVFGMTETGPLGMTLYPYEQLTKAGSLGKNSMPGVEMKLINELGNVATKGEIAEIYFRTDSLMSEYLNKEEETKEVFTLDGFYKTGDLVRIDDDGYIFVVDRRKEMIITGGENVFSKEIEDCILECTAVSEVAVIGLPHEEWGETVTAFIILKQGQTLSADELKAYITSKLAKYKVPKKYFFVEDFPRTPTGKTQKFLLKQQYENINN from the coding sequence ATGAACTTATTAAAAATACTAAAGGTTAATGTAGATAAATTTCCTACGAAACCTTTCTTAATATATCAAAATAATAAATATACGTATGAAGAAGCATACAAGATAATCAAGCAAGTTAGTTCTCTATTTGATAATCTTGGACTTAAAAAAGGAGATACTGTTGCCGCAATGTGTTTTAATACACCAGCATTTGTATTTTCAATGTTTGCAGCCTGGGACTTAGGACTCATATTTGTTCCTATTAATCATAAATTAAAAAGTAAAGCCCTTGAGTTTGTTTTAAAAGATAGTAATACAAAACTTCTTTTATTTGATAACCAATTAGCAGAAACTGTACAAGCAGTAAATCACACTTGTATAAAACTAACAACACAGGGAAATACACAACCTTTTGACTGCTTTGAAACATTATATCAAAAGCATAATTTCTCTCTTTACTCATATGATTTACAAGATAATGATATTGCGCAAATATTGTATACATCAGGTACCACAGGAATGCCAAAAGGATGTGTAATGAAGCACAGCAGTATAACTTTTGCAGCTCTAATAGCTGCACTTGGTCTTAGTTTTGTACCAACAGATATACTGCTAATGGCAATGCCTATATGGCACTCATCCCCTTTAAACAATTGGTTCGGCGCTACATTAGTTGTAGGAGGAACTACTGTATTACAGCGAGAATATCATCCACAAGAATTGCTTGAAAATATTCAAAAGGAAAAAGTAACTGCTTACTTCGGTGCTCCGATCTCTCTAATTATGCCAACAAAACTTCCAAACTTTGCTGAATATAACCTAACTTCTATACGAGCATGGATATATGGTGGAGGACCTATTAGCCCTACTACAGCTAAAGAACTAATGACGCTTTATAAGAATACCAATTTTTATCAGGTATTTGGAATGACAGAAACAGGTCCATTAGGGATGACCTTATATCCATATGAACAACTAACCAAAGCAGGTTCACTAGGGAAAAACAGTATGCCTGGTGTGGAAATGAAGCTGATTAATGAACTAGGTAACGTAGCTACTAAGGGAGAAATAGCAGAGATTTATTTCAGAACTGATAGTCTAATGTCAGAATATCTAAACAAAGAAGAAGAAACAAAGGAGGTTTTCACTCTTGATGGTTTTTATAAGACTGGTGATTTAGTCAGAATAGATGATGATGGTTATATCTTCGTTGTAGATAGAAGAAAAGAAATGATTATCACAGGTGGTGAGAATGTATTCTCTAAAGAAATAGAAGACTGTATCTTAGAATGTACAGCTGTTAGCGAAGTTGCGGTAATAGGTCTTCCCCACGAAGAATGGGGTGAAACAGTCACTGCTTTTATCATTCTTAAACAAGGGCAGACATTATCCGCAGATGAACTTAAAGCTTATATTACCTCAAAACTTGCTAAGTATAAAGTTCCTAAAAAATACTTCTTTGTAGAAGATTTTCCTAGGACCCCCACAGGAAAAACACAGAAATTCCTGCTAAAACAACAGTATGAAAATATAAATAACTAA
- the hisD gene encoding histidinol dehydrogenase, with protein sequence MITVYKPAREEWIGLTKRPIITTESLNESISTVLKQVKERGNLAIQNYASLFDGVQLTDFRVSRQEIAEAATLVNQDIKDAIAIAASNIRKFHQSQLSTEDKVETTDGVTCWRKCVGIEKVGLYIPGGTAPLFSTLLMLTIPAQLAGCKELVLCTPCNKQGKVNEVVLYAAQYLGIETIFKIGGAQAIAAMAYGTETVPQVYKIFGPGNQYVTKAKELVQTQGVAIDMPAGPSEVLVIADQEADADYIAADLLSQAEHGTDSQVVFVTTTKQKISEVAEALEKQLEELPRKDLAKQTLNNSLMIEFSTIEECIVFSNAYAPEHLILNIENAEKYIDLVINAGSVFLGAYSCESAGDYASGTNHTLPTNGYAKSYSGVSVDSFVKKITFQKLTKQGLKNIGKTIEVMAEAEELVAHKNAVSIRLKKLSNE encoded by the coding sequence ATGATAACAGTATATAAACCTGCAAGAGAAGAATGGATAGGGTTAACAAAGCGTCCTATTATCACGACAGAAAGCCTAAATGAGAGTATCAGTACAGTACTTAAACAAGTCAAAGAAAGAGGAAATCTGGCTATTCAGAATTATGCTTCATTATTTGATGGAGTACAGTTAACAGACTTCAGAGTAAGTAGACAGGAGATAGCAGAAGCCGCTACTTTAGTCAATCAGGATATCAAAGATGCCATAGCTATAGCAGCATCGAATATTAGAAAGTTTCACCAGTCTCAATTATCTACAGAAGATAAAGTAGAGACTACAGATGGAGTGACTTGCTGGAGAAAGTGTGTAGGAATAGAGAAAGTAGGACTTTATATACCAGGTGGTACAGCTCCGTTATTTTCCACATTGTTAATGTTGACTATTCCTGCTCAATTAGCGGGGTGTAAGGAATTAGTATTGTGTACACCATGTAATAAACAAGGCAAAGTAAACGAAGTAGTTCTTTATGCGGCTCAATACTTAGGGATAGAGACTATCTTTAAGATAGGAGGTGCTCAGGCAATAGCTGCTATGGCGTATGGTACAGAAACAGTTCCTCAAGTCTATAAGATATTTGGACCTGGTAATCAGTATGTAACTAAAGCTAAAGAGTTAGTACAGACACAAGGCGTAGCTATCGATATGCCAGCGGGGCCTAGTGAAGTATTAGTCATCGCAGATCAAGAGGCTGATGCAGATTATATAGCAGCAGATCTATTGTCACAGGCAGAGCACGGAACAGATAGTCAAGTAGTATTTGTGACCACAACGAAACAGAAGATAAGTGAAGTAGCTGAGGCATTGGAGAAACAACTAGAAGAACTACCTCGTAAAGACTTAGCAAAACAGACACTGAACAATAGCTTGATGATAGAGTTCTCTACTATAGAAGAATGTATTGTTTTTAGCAATGCTTATGCTCCTGAACACTTAATTTTAAATATAGAGAATGCTGAGAAGTATATAGACTTAGTAATCAATGCAGGTTCTGTATTCTTAGGAGCTTATTCTTGTGAGAGTGCTGGTGACTATGCCAGTGGTACTAATCACACACTACCTACGAATGGCTATGCAAAGAGCTATAGTGGAGTATCAGTAGACAGCTTTGTAAAGAAGATTACTTTTCAAAAGCTAACGAAACAAGGACTAAAGAACATTGGTAAAACAATAGAAGTAATGGCAGAAGCAGAAGAGTTAGTCGCTCACAAAAATGCTGTGAGTATCCGCCTTAAAAAGTTGAGCAATGAGTAA
- the hisC gene encoding histidinol-phosphate transaminase, producing the protein MSNNKINELVRPNIKVLSPYISARDEYKGDKGIFLDANENPYGTVNRYPDPYQCELKQVISEIKGGAPEQLFLGNGSDEAIDLAYRIFCEPNKDKAIVFTPTYGMYEVYANINAVKLITLPLDKVFQIEEGLVEPYLEDPTVKLMFICSPNNPTGNLIEKETIISLLKRFKGIVIIDEAYIDFSKEASWLEELSQYGNLIILQTLSKGWGMAGLRIGMAWMSEEVLYYFNKVKSPYNLSISNQQQAIELLSDTLGFKERIIILLNEKERLIRELSTLSMTQFIYPSEANCLLVKFDKADQLYQELIDRQIVVRNRSKVVENTLRISIGTPEENNQLITALKTIDRE; encoded by the coding sequence ATGAGTAATAATAAAATAAATGAATTAGTTCGTCCGAATATTAAGGTTTTATCCCCTTATATAAGCGCACGAGATGAGTACAAAGGAGATAAGGGAATATTCTTAGATGCAAACGAGAATCCGTATGGTACAGTGAATCGCTATCCTGATCCTTATCAATGTGAATTAAAGCAAGTGATTAGCGAGATAAAAGGAGGTGCTCCTGAGCAGTTATTCTTAGGAAATGGAAGTGATGAAGCGATTGATTTGGCTTACCGAATATTCTGTGAACCCAATAAAGATAAAGCTATCGTATTTACCCCTACTTATGGGATGTATGAGGTCTATGCTAATATTAATGCAGTGAAACTAATCACACTTCCTTTAGATAAGGTGTTTCAGATAGAAGAGGGATTAGTAGAACCTTATTTAGAAGACCCTACTGTGAAATTGATGTTTATCTGTTCGCCTAATAACCCTACAGGTAATTTGATTGAGAAAGAGACGATAATTTCATTGCTCAAAAGGTTTAAAGGAATAGTAATTATAGATGAAGCGTATATAGACTTTAGCAAAGAAGCTTCGTGGTTAGAAGAACTGTCTCAGTATGGTAACCTGATTATCTTACAGACATTGTCTAAGGGATGGGGAATGGCAGGACTTCGCATCGGTATGGCATGGATGAGTGAGGAGGTACTTTACTATTTTAATAAAGTGAAGTCTCCTTATAACTTAAGCATTAGTAACCAACAGCAAGCTATCGAACTACTAAGTGACACTTTAGGTTTTAAAGAGAGAATAATAATCCTTTTAAACGAGAAAGAAAGGCTAATTAGAGAATTAAGCACACTCTCGATGACACAGTTTATTTATCCTTCAGAAGCTAATTGTCTCTTAGTCAAATTTGATAAGGCTGATCAGTTGTATCAAGAGTTAATAGATAGACAAATCGTTGTGAGAAATAGAAGTAAGGTCGTAGAGAACACTTTGCGTATCTCAATAGGTACACCAGAAGAAAACAACCAATTAATAACAGCATTAAAAACGATAGATCGTGAGTAA
- a CDS encoding acyl-CoA dehydrogenase family protein, whose protein sequence is MIDSWKTHKVTNQFDELKDYNLFSTDTVMNEYLQHHHLEEYISELKKTGEVLGTKESFEKGIRCNLYSPTLKAFDRRGNRIDQVEFHPDWHHFMSEAKKTGLISYAYENNKKGRWVFSAINFILQSQVEPGALCPATMTQASIPLIQKEHRLWEELQDKLLSREYDERDLPILEKKSIWIGMGMTEKQGGSDVRSNTTVAKRIDTLNTGYKEFLLTGHKWFFSAPMCDAHLVVARIEDNDQLACFYVPRWKPNNEKNPVEIQRLKEKVGNNSNSSSEVEFRDAWGILIGEEGRGIPTIIEMATFTRLNCILGATAIIRQATTQAYSYALNRMVFGKKLIDQPLMRSVLAELALENESATLTSLFLADCFENSETSEISKAFRRTITPAAKYWICKKSIEVSAEAMEVFGGNGYVNDGIMARLFKEAPVNSIWEGSGNVMCLDVLRSIKKDPNDLRLVFKYLKELVINNNKLIQHIDNLEQWLQDNLDANFEAKARLFTEQLILTIQACLMYKYSPKLVFEAFFNSRSNNSKQGHFIGSNTFDIETTEAILSRIIHS, encoded by the coding sequence ATGATAGATTCATGGAAGACTCATAAAGTCACTAACCAATTTGATGAATTAAAAGATTACAATTTATTTTCTACTGACACAGTGATGAATGAATATCTACAGCACCATCATCTAGAAGAATATATTTCTGAACTTAAAAAAACAGGTGAAGTATTAGGAACTAAAGAGTCCTTTGAAAAAGGAATCCGATGTAACCTATATTCCCCAACTTTAAAAGCATTCGATAGACGAGGTAATAGAATTGACCAAGTGGAGTTTCATCCGGACTGGCATCACTTTATGTCTGAGGCTAAAAAGACAGGTCTAATTTCATATGCGTATGAGAATAACAAAAAAGGTAGATGGGTATTTTCTGCAATTAATTTCATTTTACAGTCACAGGTAGAACCGGGTGCTTTATGCCCTGCGACTATGACACAGGCATCTATTCCACTAATTCAAAAAGAACATAGACTTTGGGAAGAACTGCAAGATAAATTACTGAGCAGAGAATATGACGAAAGAGACTTACCTATCTTAGAGAAAAAATCAATCTGGATAGGTATGGGTATGACTGAAAAGCAAGGAGGTTCGGATGTTAGGTCTAATACTACTGTAGCTAAACGTATTGACACATTAAACACTGGCTATAAAGAATTCTTGCTGACAGGTCATAAGTGGTTCTTCTCTGCTCCTATGTGTGACGCACATCTTGTAGTAGCACGCATTGAAGACAATGACCAACTTGCTTGTTTCTATGTTCCACGCTGGAAACCAAATAATGAAAAAAACCCGGTAGAAATACAACGTCTAAAAGAAAAAGTAGGTAATAATAGTAATTCGAGTAGTGAAGTAGAATTTAGAGATGCTTGGGGAATATTAATTGGAGAAGAAGGTAGAGGAATTCCCACGATTATTGAGATGGCAACGTTCACTCGGCTTAACTGTATACTAGGAGCTACCGCTATAATTAGACAAGCTACAACCCAAGCGTATAGCTATGCCTTAAATAGAATGGTATTTGGCAAAAAGCTAATTGACCAACCTCTTATGAGATCAGTCTTAGCAGAACTAGCTCTTGAAAACGAATCTGCAACACTCACCTCACTTTTCTTAGCTGACTGTTTTGAGAATAGCGAAACATCTGAAATCTCTAAAGCATTTAGGAGAACAATCACACCTGCTGCTAAATATTGGATTTGCAAAAAGAGTATTGAAGTAAGTGCTGAGGCAATGGAAGTATTCGGTGGTAATGGGTATGTCAATGATGGTATTATGGCACGTTTATTTAAAGAGGCTCCTGTTAATTCCATTTGGGAAGGTTCTGGTAATGTTATGTGTCTTGATGTCCTTAGATCAATTAAAAAAGATCCTAACGACCTAAGACTTGTATTTAAATACCTAAAAGAGTTAGTAATAAACAACAATAAACTAATTCAACATATTGATAATTTAGAGCAATGGCTTCAGGATAACCTTGATGCCAATTTTGAAGCTAAAGCACGCTTATTTACTGAACAACTAATCCTAACGATACAAGCTTGTTTAATGTATAAATATTCTCCTAAACTAGTATTCGAAGCCTTCTTTAATTCTCGTTCAAACAATTCTAAACAAGGGCATTTCATTGGTTCTAATACTTTTGACATAGAGACTACCGAAGCTATTTTAAGTAGAATTATTCACTCTTAA
- the hisG gene encoding ATP phosphoribosyltransferase has protein sequence MSKLKIAIQKSGRLSEKSLELLKECGIKFPNGGGKLIAESKNFPIEVLFLRDDDVTKYVEQQVADIGIVGENVFLEANLPVTILEYLGFGSCRLSLAVSKEVDYQDINYFEGKKIATSYPFVLEKYLKEQGINATIEFISGSVEIAPSIGLANGVCDIVSSGSTLMSNGLKEVEKVLDSQAVLISNQALGEKKQALLDKLLFRIKSVLNAKERKYILLNAPNDKLDQIISILPGMKSPTILPLADEGWSSLHSVIQEDQFWDIIDELKALGAEGILVAPIEKMIY, from the coding sequence ATGAGTAAATTAAAAATTGCAATTCAAAAAAGCGGACGTCTTAGTGAGAAATCCTTAGAATTATTAAAAGAATGTGGTATCAAGTTTCCTAATGGCGGAGGTAAACTGATTGCCGAAAGTAAGAACTTCCCTATTGAAGTACTGTTCTTACGTGATGATGATGTGACTAAGTATGTAGAGCAGCAAGTTGCTGACATCGGTATTGTAGGGGAGAATGTATTCTTAGAAGCGAACCTTCCTGTTACTATTCTAGAATACTTAGGTTTCGGTAGCTGTCGTTTGAGTTTAGCTGTTTCTAAAGAAGTTGATTACCAAGACATCAATTACTTTGAAGGCAAAAAGATTGCTACTTCATATCCTTTCGTTTTAGAAAAATACTTAAAAGAACAGGGCATCAATGCTACCATAGAGTTTATTTCAGGAAGTGTAGAGATAGCACCTAGCATAGGGCTTGCTAATGGAGTTTGTGATATTGTGAGTAGTGGGTCTACACTAATGTCTAATGGACTTAAAGAAGTAGAGAAGGTACTAGACAGCCAAGCAGTCTTAATTAGCAATCAAGCTTTAGGGGAGAAGAAACAAGCTTTATTAGACAAGCTGTTATTCCGTATCAAATCTGTACTTAATGCTAAGGAACGTAAGTATATCTTACTAAATGCCCCTAATGATAAACTTGACCAAATCATATCTATACTTCCAGGAATGAAAAGTCCTACTATCTTACCCTTAGCAGATGAAGGTTGGAGTAGCCTACACTCTGTTATCCAAGAAGACCAATTCTGGGATATCATCGACGAGTTAAAAGCCTTAGGGGCTGAGGGAATTCTAGTAGCTCCAATAGAAAAAATGATTTACTAA
- a CDS encoding aminopeptidase P family protein — protein MFSTETYKRRRESLQKNIQAKGILLFFGNIENPINFADNTSHFRQDSTFLYYFGIQEPHLAAIIDLDENKTIVFGDEMSMDAIVWMGRQETLKAKCEKAGVVETRSYADLAIYLATAMSVKRNIHYLPPYQSFNKILLSELLHISIADFKPSVPMIQAIVAQREIKEAQEIVQIEDALKVSNEMHLLAMRMAKPGVKEYEIVSAIQNVAGSHNCELAYNSIVTVNGGILHNHYKMNTLESGRLLLNDSGCETAMGYASDLTRTYPVDKTFTPEQRDLYNVVLNSFEGAKAELKAGVKYKNVHLKACEILAEGLIDLGFMKGNARDAVANHAHTMFFQCGLGHMMGLDVHDMEDLGEQYVGYTLDDPKDTKQFGIKSLRLGKELKAGHVLTVEPGIYFIPELIEMWDAEKKYAEFINYDKVKQFAHFGGIRIEDNFLIKEDGYQYLGPELIRTVAEIEDYKAKY, from the coding sequence ATGTTTAGTACAGAAACTTATAAGAGAAGAAGAGAATCTCTTCAAAAAAATATACAAGCAAAGGGGATACTATTATTCTTTGGAAATATAGAGAATCCAATAAACTTTGCGGATAACACTTCACATTTTAGACAAGATAGTACATTCTTATACTACTTCGGTATTCAAGAGCCTCACTTAGCTGCAATTATTGACTTGGATGAGAACAAGACGATTGTGTTTGGTGATGAGATGTCTATGGATGCTATTGTATGGATGGGGCGCCAAGAGACTTTAAAAGCGAAATGTGAGAAAGCAGGTGTAGTAGAAACAAGATCGTATGCTGATTTAGCTATTTATTTGGCTACAGCAATGAGTGTGAAGAGAAATATTCACTACCTACCGCCTTACCAATCATTCAACAAGATTTTACTAAGTGAATTATTACATATTTCTATTGCTGACTTTAAACCATCAGTGCCAATGATACAAGCTATCGTAGCGCAACGTGAAATTAAAGAAGCTCAAGAAATCGTGCAGATAGAGGACGCTTTAAAAGTGTCAAATGAAATGCACTTGCTAGCGATGCGTATGGCTAAGCCCGGCGTGAAGGAGTATGAAATAGTGAGTGCTATTCAGAATGTGGCAGGAAGTCATAACTGTGAGTTAGCCTATAATTCTATTGTGACGGTAAATGGGGGTATCTTACATAATCACTATAAGATGAATACTCTAGAATCAGGAAGGTTATTACTAAATGATTCGGGATGTGAGACAGCGATGGGATATGCATCTGATTTGACGCGTACTTATCCTGTAGATAAGACTTTCACTCCAGAGCAAAGAGATTTGTATAACGTAGTATTAAACTCTTTTGAAGGAGCTAAAGCAGAACTTAAAGCAGGTGTGAAGTATAAAAATGTACACTTAAAAGCCTGTGAGATATTAGCAGAAGGATTAATTGACTTAGGATTTATGAAAGGGAATGCACGGGATGCAGTAGCTAATCACGCACATACGATGTTCTTTCAGTGTGGATTAGGACACATGATGGGACTTGATGTACACGATATGGAAGATTTAGGAGAACAGTATGTAGGATATACATTAGATGATCCTAAGGATACCAAGCAGTTTGGTATTAAATCATTGCGATTAGGTAAAGAGTTAAAAGCAGGACATGTTCTAACAGTAGAGCCAGGTATTTACTTTATCCCTGAGTTAATCGAGATGTGGGATGCAGAGAAGAAGTATGCGGAGTTTATTAACTATGATAAAGTGAAACAGTTCGCTCATTTTGGTGGTATTCGTATAGAAGACAACTTCTTGATTAAAGAAGATGGTTACCAATATTTAGGACCTGAATTAATAAGAACAGTTGCTGAAATAGAAGACTATAAGGCAAAATACTAA
- a CDS encoding DUF6051 family protein, translating to MHYYQLHEQLKNLFHTEGDYLKSEELGIELFKYDFESTQAANVLCGSDTLHCDIHNEDFEDTYSKLTTDTDHLLDISDYGVSENKRFKVTILKTLTEEVSTDVIVMFHGLNEKKWDKYLPWAYELAKRTKKAIVLFPISFHMDRAPLEWSDRKLMFEVAQQRAKHWQENSDTSYVNAALSTRMEANPQRMFWSGLQTYYDFVQWDKQLREGKFSCVSPSANIDLFGYSIGSFLAIILLMANPNGILTKAKLVCFCGGMTIDRMFPVSKYIMDGKATIMMQKVFAQLLTTKFIAESRLHHYQSCELHPGESWFKTMLRYNHYQEEREVRLKELENQIYSVNLKEDEVAPAVEALNMLKGPYRDVPIGVDILDYPFPYSHMVPFPLTIKNAEEVDIHFNLTMAKMANFY from the coding sequence ATGCATTACTATCAACTACATGAACAGTTAAAGAACTTATTCCATACTGAAGGTGATTATCTAAAAAGTGAGGAGTTAGGTATTGAACTGTTTAAATATGACTTTGAATCTACACAAGCAGCTAATGTATTATGTGGATCGGATACATTGCATTGTGATATACATAATGAGGATTTTGAAGATACTTATAGCAAATTGACCACAGATACAGATCATTTGCTTGATATCTCAGATTATGGTGTCAGTGAAAATAAGAGGTTTAAGGTTACAATATTGAAAACACTTACTGAAGAGGTTTCTACAGATGTTATAGTTATGTTTCATGGGCTTAATGAGAAGAAGTGGGATAAGTACTTGCCGTGGGCTTATGAACTCGCTAAACGTACTAAAAAAGCCATTGTGCTTTTTCCTATTAGTTTTCATATGGACAGAGCTCCATTAGAATGGTCTGACCGTAAGCTAATGTTCGAAGTTGCACAACAAAGAGCTAAACACTGGCAAGAGAATTCTGATACAAGCTATGTAAATGCAGCATTGAGTACGCGTATGGAAGCTAATCCACAGCGTATGTTTTGGTCAGGATTACAGACGTATTACGACTTTGTTCAGTGGGATAAACAGTTGAGAGAAGGGAAATTTTCTTGTGTATCTCCTTCAGCTAACATTGATTTGTTTGGTTATTCTATTGGTTCTTTTTTGGCGATTATCCTATTGATGGCTAACCCTAATGGGATATTAACTAAAGCTAAATTAGTATGTTTCTGTGGGGGGATGACCATAGATCGTATGTTTCCAGTATCGAAGTATATTATGGATGGCAAAGCAACTATTATGATGCAAAAGGTCTTCGCCCAATTATTGACTACTAAGTTTATAGCTGAGTCAAGACTTCATCATTATCAATCATGTGAGTTACATCCAGGAGAGAGTTGGTTTAAGACAATGTTGAGGTATAATCACTATCAAGAGGAGCGAGAAGTTCGTTTAAAAGAATTAGAAAACCAAATCTACTCAGTCAATCTTAAAGAGGATGAAGTAGCTCCTGCTGTAGAAGCTTTAAATATGCTAAAGGGACCTTATAGAGACGTGCCTATTGGTGTAGATATTCTAGATTATCCTTTCCCGTATAGTCATATGGTTCCTTTTCCTTTAACAATCAAAAATGCGGAAGAAGTAGATATTCACTTTAATCTGACAATGGCTAAAATGGCTAATTTTTATTGA